GTCTCTAAGGTACTGATGGTACCAATAGGAGAAAGTGTAAATTATCTATTTGCAGTGTATGTGCTATAATAAATAGTAACATACACTCTACTTTTCACTATGACTCTGGTTAGTTTAGCTAGATTTAAGAGTGACAAGTAAAACGTGCATATTTTCCCCTATTTAACGAAATCTGTATTGCCGATTGCATGGCCCCTATATTAAACACACAAATAACTATTAGTCACAATGTCGTGTTGAGTTCATAAAATGTGCACGTAAACATTTCCGAATCATAGAAATATCATTATGCAGATATCGATAAAGTACTACTTCCTTAATAACAAACTTTCGTTAACCTTTAGCTAAAAATAGCttataaatttagttaaaaaattttaggcTTTTGGGCTTTCCTGTACTTTGTTGGCTTTTGGTATTTGTGCGACCAGTGGGCTAAAGCTGACAATCCACCTTCTGGAATTGGGATTAGCAATGTTAGAGCTGCCATAGCGTTCtctttcttttcaatttttgcttgGGTAAGTTCAtgggaaaagaaaatattagacTGTCTTATATggtttttattgcattttgaggtcagttttttaaaaggccAATAGCTATATATATTAATGTCAAATAAGTTACAGTAAAATACCAATTCAGAAAACATTTCTTCCACTTAATGAtgtcttattttattaaacaggCCGCAAGTGCATTCTTGGCCTTCCAAAGATTCAAACAAGGCGCTGACGCCGCTTTCGCTAGCAATTTTGAGTCTGACAATATGCAAACGGCATATCCTTCTTACCCCGGGGGACCTGATACTGATCAGCATTATCAAGAACCTCCCTTTTCCGCTGGCCCTAATCCAAGAGGTAACTATTAACCCTAAAATCGTTaggttttctcttttttaataaaaatttaaaaacaaaatatctatttatGATCGCTAGTTTTTGAATCTTTTGGAATTGAATTAGATAAAGAGCAAATTAGTTCAAAAAATTGCAGGCCTTTTCATGTTAAAACTAAAGCTCGGAAAGGACATTTTTCGAGCCGCATTTTACAtttcatataatttatatttatatttttaatgaaaattggcattttttgaccataaaaaagctttttctgcatttctaatttattttttcaaattcttaatttctatgtcaattttcaaaacatattAATGTTctaattttgcaatattttcatagAATATCGATTTTAGGTCCGTCAGAATTTCAGGCACCTACTTACTAGAGAACCTCAGCTAGTCAATATTAAAGGCTGCCCGTTCAGACACCCGAAAAAATCCTTACGGATGAAGTTTTGTGAAGTACTATTGGCTCAACTTCAAGTGTTTCATTGTACTTAAAGAGAACGGGTGTACTTCAGCGTACGCATCAATGGATTGTTCGTGTTGCGTAATTTTTAACCATTATTTTACCATAGCATAACAGTGGATAGAATTATTCCCCATAATGCGTCCATCGCATaatatttaaggattttaaCAACCTCATTTTCTATTCAGCGAGCCCAAAGTGTTGAAAAGATATTTATATAGTGTTGTTCAATGTACAGTGTatgtttaaaaagtaaaatctaGAGGTATATCAGCTTTTAATAGATTGTATTGTAAAGGTGCTTTTCATAATCCTTATTACTGAGTTCAGTGTTCAAGCGGTCTGCACTGAAACAAGCAGCAAACCCACATAATAgtgcattttgaattatttgataTATCAGTAAAACTTATTGGTACGGATTGATTTCATTAATTCATATAGATTTATGAATATTACCTAACCTAtttgaagaacattttttttctttcgttaATGCATTGCATAAATAGAATGTGAATACAGTGAAGTCAAATTGCGAAGGTTGTCCACCATTGCTATCTTCCGTATTATAAACTCGAATAAGAGCTTTAACTAAAAAAGGTTTactgttttatatttttatttgtcatATTGTAATTGATAACATCGCGAAAATATcgttaaaagtaaaattgtttatattatacGGATGACAGTGCAATATTATGTGGGATTTGTATATTCACAGTGAATCGAACACCAACCTTAATGTATCAAAACTGTACGTTTCGTAGCTCGGTGTTagtttaaaggaaaaatgtttaaaaaaatttaagttgtGACTTGCATTTGTGATCTttagacacatttttgagCGTATACCAAGGAAAGAACTGCTTTCGGTATGTTCTAATTGGTAGCATCATTTTTGTTCTGGCCATATTAGTTTATATTTCCTTTTCAATGAAGTGGGGCTATCATAATAATATCCACCAAACCTAGTGATTTCAGGAAATTACTTTTATACCCGGAATATCTTATCTAGTTTTTATCTTCAGTAGGGATAAGGTATTTCACAGTGATATGTCCGACAAGGCAAATGACAGGAGCATTCTTTTCTTGAGGTTTAAATATGGTAGAAGGTAGACAATACCGCTCATTcattgcatattttaaatgcTACAATTTATCgaatatagaaaaatactCGACATTTTTGCATTGCAAGAGTTGAATTGATATCTAACGAGTCACTTGCATCTTGCGAGATTTTGGATGGTCAAGCTTGAATGGCTGTGttcgatattttaattaaaatttaacctacacccaacaaaaaaaaagagatacCCTTTGGACCTCTTCAACTATGCATATACAGTTAAAATTCGTAATCTTACGTCAGTCAGTGTGTAATAGAGTACTTTAAATCAGACACGTCTCTGTGAATTATAAGATTAACAAACTAAGAATATTAacaaaagaacaatttttatttctatgaatttcaaaaatgatttgcGTACATTTCTcgaatttaaacttaaaattttaagttcaaaACATATCTGCAgaacagaaatatttttgtagtgAAGTTTTAGGGACAATAaagatttcagtttttatttttctatagcATTAAAGTAGAGGAGCAGTTGACTACGATCATAGAAACTATTTTCCAGAATTGATATTGTACTGGATAAATTAGTAGATGGTGTTatgtagttaaaaaaaaactttactgTCTGTGCAAATACTAGTTTAGATGCGTAAGAATGTTCCCAGCAATAAGGAAGACTTGAATTGAAAGAATTTTGAGCTTTAATTTGTCTAGATCATTATTTTAGgtatttattagttattttgaGTGCAAATAGAATTTCCAACTATtcgtattatttattttttagttacgTTAGTTGTTCTCCGTTTAGAAGTAATGACATAATATAttgtgtaataataattaatgatgAGTTAccaataaatgtttaaaattcatacTTGTCTCATTTACTCAATAACAATTAGATACCAATATTGAGACAGGCAGAAACCACTAGTGTAGAACTAGattccattaaatttgaacCACTGTGTACAAACTATGTAAGAAGAATGAATTCATTTTAGTTATCCAAtgggaaagaaaaaaaaacaaatattcttaaaaaagcatttatttataaaatccTTACGGTAATTCATTTCACCtacttataaaaaatgtaaagttcCTAATCAATAATGCACAAACGTGAACAATTCACATTCTTGTGATAAACGCTCCAATACGCACAGAGCTTTATCACAGATcgtatattaaatattcaactAATAATAGAACCAAAAATACAGGGCGATCTACAAGGCAATGGATCGAGTCCAATCAAATTATATGACGTAATCTGCTGCATCCATATCGTTTTCAAAAAGCTTAAATCACAATAAAGCGACAccgttttatttattttttcgcaCTGGGTTTGGTGTGCATTGCTTACAAATTACCCTGCATATCAATTAATTGCACAATAGCGAGGCTACTTTCCCTAAAGTTTTCATAATGATAATAGAGTTTACAAACAGTCtcaaaaaactatattttttacatacctATCGCTAATTTTGGCAACAATTTTTTCGAACACAAGCG
The DNA window shown above is from Euwallacea similis isolate ESF13 chromosome 2, ESF131.1, whole genome shotgun sequence and carries:
- the Syngr gene encoding synaptogyrin; translated protein: MEGVGAYGGGKAGGAFDPISFAQRPTVILRAICWLFAIIVFSCISSQGWQPMGQSKKLTCLYNGDTNACNYGVGISVIAFLASMGFLVGEYLFEQMSSVKTRKHYVLADLGFSGFWAFLYFVGFWYLCDQWAKADNPPSGIGISNVRAAIAFSFFSIFAWAASAFLAFQRFKQGADAAFASNFESDNMQTAYPSYPGGPDTDQHYQEPPFSAGPNPRGPSEFQAPTY